One genomic region from Microbacterium profundi encodes:
- a CDS encoding substrate-binding domain-containing protein has protein sequence MTTDGSSTVAPLTEAAADLFGDEESGVNVSVATSGTGGGFKSFCADETDISNASRPIKDEEAAECEAAGVEYTEIVAANDGLSVIINPENDWAEDLTVEQLNTIWGPEAEGEITNWNQVDSSFPDQAITLFGAGTDSGTFDYFT, from the coding sequence GTGACCACCGACGGTTCGTCGACCGTTGCCCCGCTCACCGAGGCGGCAGCCGACCTCTTCGGCGACGAGGAGTCCGGTGTGAACGTCTCCGTCGCAACGTCCGGCACCGGCGGCGGGTTCAAGTCCTTCTGCGCCGACGAGACCGACATCTCCAACGCGTCCCGTCCGATCAAGGACGAAGAAGCCGCGGAGTGCGAAGCCGCGGGTGTCGAGTACACCGAGATCGTCGCCGCCAACGACGGGCTCTCGGTCATCATCAATCCGGAGAACGACTGGGCTGAGGATCTCACCGTCGAGCAGCTCAACACCATCTGGGGCCCGGAAGCCGAGGGTGAGATCACCAACTGGAACCAGGTCGACTCAAGCTTCCCCGACCAGGCCATCACGCTCTTTGGTGCGGGCACCGACTCTGGGACGTTCGACTACTTCAC